One Gemmatimonadales bacterium genomic window, CGCCGGACCGTCCGCCGTCTGCACCACGAGCGGGCCCCTGAGCTTCCGGACCCCGGTGCTCGCGAGTTGCATGGCGAGATCGTAGAGCATCGGCCCCGCGCCGGATTCCCGCTCGAGCGAGGGATCGCCGTTCAGCTCGAGTCCCCAGCTTCCAAGCCAGGTACCCGTGAGCGGGTCCACCGCGCCGGCGCCCACCACGCGCGTCGGCCGCCGCGCCGTGCCGCCGAGCACGCTCCGGGCAAAACCGGTAGTGAAGATCTTCGTCGCGGACGCGGGCACGAGCGCGTTGTCGGCGTCGAGGCTCCAGATCGTG contains:
- a CDS encoding D-alanyl-D-alanine carboxypeptidase yields the protein MDLDPARSMTRRATGWVSLAALAAAFTALPAARAAAQASGPDGTGAAVIAAPAAASPELAEQLDAWSRAAARAAPGHWGVAVADESGRTIWSLDADNALVPASATKIFTTGFARSVLGGTARRPTRVVGAGAVDPLTGTWLGSWGLELNGDPSLERESGAGPMLYDLAMQLASTGVRKLRGPLVVQTADGPA